The genomic interval CGTGCTCCCAGGTCATCGGCGTATCGATCACGCCGGGACAGACCGCGTTGACGCGGACGTTGAACGGGGCCAGCTCCACGGCCAGCGCCCGCGTGACCCCCGTCATGCCCGCCTTGGAGGCGGTGTAGGCGACGGCACCGCCCAACCCCTTCAGCGAGGTGATCGACGCCATGTTGACGATCGATCCCTGCCGCGCCTCGCACATGGCCGGCGCCAGGAGGCGGGTGAGCTGCACCGCCCCGTTCAGGTTGAGTTCCACCGTCGACATGAAGTTGTCGGGGGTGGTCTCCGCCAGGGAGCCGCGGATCGTGGCGCCGGCATTGTTGACGAGGACGCCGACGCGGCCCCCGCCGACGGCCTGCGCCTGCTCGGCGAGGCGCTCCAGATAGGCGAGGTCGGTGACGTCCCCGGGCAGGACGGTGGTGCGGGGGCCGAGTTCGGCGGCGAGCGCTTCGAGGCGGCCGGCGGTGAGGCCGTTCAGGACGACGTGGGCACCCTCGGCGTGGAGGATGCGGGCCGTCTCCGCCCCGACGCCGCTGCCGGCGCCGGTGATCACGGCCGTCTCGCCCGCGAGCCGGTCCGACGGGCGGTGCGGCGGCGCGTAGCTCAGGCCCTCGCGCAGGCCGTTCGCAGGAGTGGGGCTCGCCATGGTCAGGCTCCCTTCCGGCTCGTGCGCGCCGACCATTCGGGGCGCTTGCGGACCTCTTCGGGGATCGTGACGCCGTGGCCGGGCCGGTCGGCCGCGGTGAGCCAGCCGTCCTCGATCAGCGGCAGGCCCTCGCTCACCTCGCGGTACCAGCCGTGATAGAAGGCGCGGACGAATTCCTGGAAGATCGCGGTCTCGGCGTGCAGGGCGACATGCGCGCCGGCGGCGAGCCCGATCGGGCCGGTGCAGTCGTGGGGCGTGAACGCGCGCTGGTAGGTGGCCGCGAGGTCGGCGATGCGCCGCAGCTCGGTGACGCCGCCGGTCCAGCACGGGTCGGACATGATGATGCCGACCCCCGTGCGTTCGAGGATCTCGCGGTAGGGGTAGCGCGAGCCCTGGGTCTCGCCGACGAGGACCGGGATCGTCGTCGCGCGGCAGACCTCGTCGATGGCGCGCAGGTTGTCGAGCTTGACCGGGTCCTCGATCCACATCGGCTGGTACTGCTCGGCGGCCCGGGCGATCTTGCTCGCCACCGGCACGGTCCAGCGCGCGTGCATCTCGAGGGCGACCTCCATCTCGCCCTCGAAGGCCTTGTGGATGCGGGCGAGGGGCGCGAGCGCCGTGCGCAGCTCCGACGCGGAGATGTGCAGCCCCTGGTTCACCACCGAGATGTCGTCGAGCGGCCAGATCTTCATGTGGCGCACGCCCTCGGCGAGCAGGCTCTCGGCGAGCCGCTCGGGCTCGTTCATGAAGCCCCAGAGGTCGTCGTAGGGGTCGCGCACGAAGTCGCCGGTATATTGCCGCCCGGCCACCGCCGCGGCCCGCACGTAGTTCGGGCCGCCGCAGGTGTTGTAGACCCGGATCCGCTCCCGCGAGCGGCCGCCGAGGAGCTGCCACAGCGGCAGGCCCGTGCGGTGGCCGAGCAGGTCCCACAGGGCGATGTCGATGGCGGCCGCACCCCGGGTCTCGGCGCCGATGCCGGAGCGGCCGCGCTGGCGGAACAGCGTCGTCCAGTGCCCGGCGATGTCGCCCGCATCCTTGCCGAGCAGGTAGTCGGCCGCGCCCTCGTGGATGTAGGATTCCACGGTCTCGGCCAGCGAGAAGGTCTCGCCGAGGCCGACGACGCCGTCGGCATCCTCGATCTCCACCCACAGCAGGTTCGGCTGCAGGGCGCTGCGCAGCGTCGAGACGCGCGTGATCGTCGTACCCTTCATGATCCCCTCCCTCAGACGAACCAGCGGTGCTTCGCGGCGGCCGCCTCGAAGGCGGCGCGGGTCTCGCGCAGGCCCTCGGGCGCATCCGCCTGCGGAATGCCGAACTCCCACCACGCGCCGTTCTCGATCGGCAGCGGTGCGTCCTCGACATGCGCCGCGATCAGGAAGGGCCGGTCGGAGCGGCGTGCCTGCTCCAGGGCATCCCGCAACTCGGCGCGGCTGTGCACGTCGAGGCCGTCGGCGCCCAGCGAGCGGGCGTTGGCGACGTAGTCGATCGCGAGCGTCTCGCCGGTCAGGTTGCGGGCGTCCCCCTCGCGGCGGCGGAACTGCGTGCCGAACTCCTCGCCGTAGGAGCCGAGCTGGTGGCCGCGGATGCACTGCCAGCCCCGGTTGACCACCACCACGATCGTGAAGGCGAGGCCCTCCTGGATCGCCGTGACGATCTCGGTGGTGTTGCCCATCAGGAAGGTGCCGTCGCCGATGAGCGCGAGGATGCGGCCCTTCACCGTGCCGGCCATCGCCGCGCCGAGGGCGGCCGGGATCTCGTAGCCCATGCAGCTGAAGCCGTATTCCATGTCGACCGGGGCATCGCTGCGGCTGTCCCAGATGGTGTGGGCCTGCCCGATCGCCGTCGAGGAGGAGAACACCACGCGGTCTTCGCGGCGGGCGGCGTCCTTGATCTCGGCGACCGCCTCGTAGCCGGTCATGCGGGGATTCTCGGTCCCGACGATCTCGCCGACCCGCGCGACATGGCGCAGGATCGCCCGGTCGGCGCGGTCGCGCCATTCGGCCGGGGCGGTATGGCCCTCCAGGGCCGCCGCGAGCCCGTCGAGCCCGGCCCTTGCGTCCGCCCGCAGCGCCAGCGCGCCCATCTTGCGCAGGTCGCGCTCGGCGAGGTTCAGCGTCACGAAGTTCACATCGGGGTTCTGGAACAGCGTGTGCGAGCCGGTGAGCGTGTCCGACAGGCGGGTGCCGACGGCGAGCACGAGATCGGCCTCGGTCGCGAGTTCGTTGGCGGCCGGCGAGCCGATGAAGCCGACGCCGCCCGCGTTGAGGCGCGCCTCCCGGCCGGCGCCGCGGCCCGCGAAGCTCTCGACCACCGGGATGCCGCAGGCGTCGGACAGGGCGGCGAGGCTCGCCTCCGCCTCGGAATAGCGGACACCGCCGCCCGCGATGATGAGGGGCTTGCGCGCGGCCCGCACCCGTTCGGCGGCGGCCGCCAGGGCGGTCTCGGAGGGCGCGAGCCGCTCGAGGTCGTGGACGCGCCGCTCGAACAGCGCCAGGGGGAAGTCGAACGCCTCGCCCTCGACATCCTGGCAGACCGCCACGGTCACGGCGCCGGCCTGGCCGTGGTCGAGCAGCGCGGCGGTGGCGTGCGGCAGGGAATGGATGATCTGCTCGGGCCGCGTGATCCGGTCGAAGAAGCGGCTGACCGGACGCAGGGTGTCGTTGACGGTCATGTCGTAGCTGCCCGCCATCTCCAGCCCCTGCAGGATCGGGCCCTGACGGCGGCTGGCGAAGACGTCGCCCGGCAGGAGCAGCACGGGCACGCGGTTGAGCGTGGCGGTGCCGGCGCCGGTGACGAGGTTGGTGGCGGCCGGCCCGATCGAGGCCGTCACCGCCAGGGTCGAGGCGAGGTTGTGGGCGCGGGCATAGCCGATCGCCGCATGGACCATCGCCTGCTCGCTCTTGCCCTGATGGTAGGTCAGCCCGCCCGCGCCGGTCGCGAGGGCGTGGCCGAAGCCGCTGGCGTTGCCGTGGCCGAAGATGCCGAACACGCCGCCGATGAGCGGCCGTTCGCGTCCGTCGCGCCGGGTGTGCTGGGCCGCGAAGTAGCGCAGGATCGCCTGGGCGGTCGTCAGCCGGATGGTCTTCTGTCGGGTCATGGGCGGATTGCCTTTCCTCTGGGTGGGGATCGGTTCGGATGGGGGATCAGGCCGGGAGGCGGATCGGGGCGTCGCGCGGCTGCGCGGCCAGCGGGACGGCGGCGTCGGCGCCGACGACGAAGCTCTTCTCGACCTGCACGGAGGTGCCGTCGGCGAAGTGCCCGCCGGCTTCGAGGTTCACCACCATGCCGGGGGCGAGCACGGCATCGACCGGGTAGGTGCCGAGGCCGTCGCTCAGCACGGCGTCGCTCGGCGGCCCGAGCAGCGGCCATTCGCGGATGCCGAGGCCGAGGCCGTGCCCCTGCGCGACGAGGCCCGGGATCCGCCGCGCCTCGTCCTGCATCGCCGCCCAGGCCGAGGAAGCGGGCCGGCCCGGCCGCAGGGCGCGCTCGGCCGCCGCCAGCGCGGCGAGCGCGCCGGCGTGACGCTCGCGGTCGGCGGCCGTGAAGCCGGCCCGCGTCAGCGTCGTGCCGGTATCCGAGTAGTAGCGGCCACAGCGGGCACCGGCATCGAAGAAGAGGGCCGTGACGGGTTCCGGCGGCCTCGCGGCGTCGCACACGCCGCCGCCGGGCGCTCCGAAGACCAGGTGGTCGAAGTCGCAGTCCCGCTCCGCCAGGGCGACGCGGAACACGGTCCGCAGCGCCCGCGGATCGGCGTCGGCGGTCCAGGCGGCGAAGACGGCTTCCATCGCCGCCTCGGTGGCGGTCGCGGCCTCCCGCATCGTCCGGAGCGCCGCTTCGGTCTTCACCGCGCGCAGGCTGCGCAGCCAGAGCGAGGCGTCCCGGGTCGCCACCGGCTCCAGGCTTCGGGCGAGGCCGCGGCCGGCCCCGTCCCATTCCACACCGATGGTGCGGCCGGCGAGGCCCATCTCGGCCAGCAACAGGGACAGCGCGGCGTCGGCGTCGGCGGCCGAGCAGGCCCGGCCGTACAGCACGAGGCTGTCCGGCGCCGCCGCCTCGGCCGCCATCCGGGTGACCGCACGCGCCGCCAGCCCGACGCGACCGTCCCGGGTGAGGACGGCGTATCCGGCCTGGAAGGCGGCGTCGCCCGCGGGGCCGCCCATCCAGCCGCGCATCCGCTCGCCCAGCCACGTGAGATGGCCCGAGAGCAGAAACACGCTCTCGGGCGTCGTCGCGACGACGGCCTCAACGTCCCGTTCGCACAGATGCTCCGGTGTCATGTCTCCTCCCGCACTCCGTTCGACGGAGTGACTGGCTGTTCATATTTGAACTAGCGTTTCTGAGTAAGACTGCTAAAACAACCGGATCAACAGTGCAACCCCTGATTTGTTGGCGGATCGATATTGCATTCTCGATGTCAGGGTGCTTCATATCGAAAACACGCAGTTCAGATATGAATTAATGGAGACGCGGAAGATGGTGGGCACCAAGCCGATGCCGTTCGGGGAACTGGTCCGATCGGGCACGACCTACGGCACCTTCGTCGGCCTCGGTTCGACGGTCGCGGCGGAGGTCTGCGCGCTGGCGGGCTTCGACTGGCTGCTGTTCGACCTCGAACACGGGGCGGGCAACGAGCGCGACCTGATCGGCCAGATCGCCGTCGCCAGGCGCCACGGCGTCGGCACGGCGGTGCGCGTCGAGACGCCGACGCGCATCCGCTGCGGCCGCGTGCTCGACCTCGGCGTCGAGGCGGTGATGGCGCCCCGGCTCGACAGCGCCGAGGAGGCGGCGGCATTCGTCAGCCACCTGCGCTACCCGCCGCAGGGCGACCGCGGCGTCGCGACCTACCACTCCGCCGCCGCCTTCGGCCTCGATCCCGACTATCTCGGCCGTGCCAACGACGCCGTGGTGGCGATCGTGCAGATCGAGACGCAGCCGGCCCTGTCGGACGTGGAGCGCATCGCCCGCACGCCCGGCGTCGATGTCCTCTTCGTCGGGCCGCGCGACCTCGCCGCAGCCCTCGGCACCACGCCCTCCCTCGACGCGCCCGACTTCGCCGCCGCCCTGCGCCGCGTGGTCTCCGCCTGCCGCAGTGCCGGCATCGGCGCCGGCGTGCTCGCGGGCGACGCGGCCAGCGCCGCGCGCTACGTCCAGATGGGCTTCGCCTTCGTCGGGATCGGCTCCGATTCCGCCTTCATCGCCCAGGGCGGGCGGCAGGCGATCCGGGCGGCCAAGGCGTTGACGTGAGGCGCCGTCTCGGCGAGGTCGATCCTCGACGACGGGGAGTTGCCGATGCAGTCCGACGAGAAGCTCAAGTATAGCGCCCCGGCCGCCGCCTGCGCCGCCGACCTCCTGCTCGCCCTCGCGCGGGCGGACGGCCCGATGACGCTGGCGGCGCTGATCGAGCGGACGACCTATTCGCGCTCGCTGCTCTACCGCACCCTCAAGACCCTCGGCACCCGCGGCTTCGTCGTCGAGGAGGCTGCGCCCGGGATTTCGGGGAGCCTGCACTACCGTCTCGGCTCGGCCGCGGCGGAGATCGGCGGCGCCTACCAGAGCAACGTCCCGTTCGAGGAGAGCATCCGCTCCGCCCTGCGCGCCCTGGCGCAGCGGACCGGCGAGAGCGCGAGCGTGGCGACGATCGAGGGCGAGGACGTGCTCTACGTGATGCGCGAGGAGGGGCGCTACTCCGTGCTCGCGGTCTCGCGGGTCGGCAAGCGGCTGCCCGCCCACGCCACCGCCATGGGCAAGGCCCTGCTCGCCCGGTTCGACGACGGGGAGATCCGCGCCCTCTACGGGCGGGGCGAACTCCGGCGCTTCACCGGGAACACGATCACCGATTCCGGCGCCCTCCTGCGCAACCTCGCCGAGGTCCGCCTGCGCGGCTA from Methylobacterium sp. AMS5 carries:
- a CDS encoding SDR family NAD(P)-dependent oxidoreductase, producing MASPTPANGLREGLSYAPPHRPSDRLAGETAVITGAGSGVGAETARILHAEGAHVVLNGLTAGRLEALAAELGPRTTVLPGDVTDLAYLERLAEQAQAVGGGRVGVLVNNAGATIRGSLAETTPDNFMSTVELNLNGAVQLTRLLAPAMCEARQGSIVNMASITSLKGLGGAVAYTASKAGMTGVTRALAVELAPFNVRVNAVCPGVIDTPMTWEHAEAQPDPAAHYAMLRARQPMNRLASARDCALAVLFLASPDSAFITGAALPVDGGRHAA
- a CDS encoding IclR family transcriptional regulator; this encodes MQSDEKLKYSAPAAACAADLLLALARADGPMTLAALIERTTYSRSLLYRTLKTLGTRGFVVEEAAPGISGSLHYRLGSAAAEIGGAYQSNVPFEESIRSALRALAQRTGESASVATIEGEDVLYVMREEGRYSVLAVSRVGKRLPAHATAMGKALLARFDDGEIRALYGRGELRRFTGNTITDSGALLRNLAEVRLRGYAVEHSELVQGRCCIAFTLQAGPGPGDLLGISLSTTEARFEVEHDALILEVLSTRDALLADLSRRRVPGDRKVARDLTASLGAISRRSVPAAAGT
- a CDS encoding M24 family metallopeptidase; this translates as MTPEHLCERDVEAVVATTPESVFLLSGHLTWLGERMRGWMGGPAGDAAFQAGYAVLTRDGRVGLAARAVTRMAAEAAAPDSLVLYGRACSAADADAALSLLLAEMGLAGRTIGVEWDGAGRGLARSLEPVATRDASLWLRSLRAVKTEAALRTMREAATATEAAMEAVFAAWTADADPRALRTVFRVALAERDCDFDHLVFGAPGGGVCDAARPPEPVTALFFDAGARCGRYYSDTGTTLTRAGFTAADRERHAGALAALAAAERALRPGRPASSAWAAMQDEARRIPGLVAQGHGLGLGIREWPLLGPPSDAVLSDGLGTYPVDAVLAPGMVVNLEAGGHFADGTSVQVEKSFVVGADAAVPLAAQPRDAPIRLPA
- a CDS encoding aldolase/citrate lyase family protein, which encodes MVGTKPMPFGELVRSGTTYGTFVGLGSTVAAEVCALAGFDWLLFDLEHGAGNERDLIGQIAVARRHGVGTAVRVETPTRIRCGRVLDLGVEAVMAPRLDSAEEAAAFVSHLRYPPQGDRGVATYHSAAAFGLDPDYLGRANDAVVAIVQIETQPALSDVERIARTPGVDVLFVGPRDLAAALGTTPSLDAPDFAAALRRVVSACRSAGIGAGVLAGDAASAARYVQMGFAFVGIGSDSAFIAQGGRQAIRAAKALT
- a CDS encoding mandelate racemase/muconate lactonizing enzyme family protein; the protein is MKGTTITRVSTLRSALQPNLLWVEIEDADGVVGLGETFSLAETVESYIHEGAADYLLGKDAGDIAGHWTTLFRQRGRSGIGAETRGAAAIDIALWDLLGHRTGLPLWQLLGGRSRERIRVYNTCGGPNYVRAAAVAGRQYTGDFVRDPYDDLWGFMNEPERLAESLLAEGVRHMKIWPLDDISVVNQGLHISASELRTALAPLARIHKAFEGEMEVALEMHARWTVPVASKIARAAEQYQPMWIEDPVKLDNLRAIDEVCRATTIPVLVGETQGSRYPYREILERTGVGIIMSDPCWTGGVTELRRIADLAATYQRAFTPHDCTGPIGLAAGAHVALHAETAIFQEFVRAFYHGWYREVSEGLPLIEDGWLTAADRPGHGVTIPEEVRKRPEWSARTSRKGA
- a CDS encoding thiamine pyrophosphate-dependent enzyme, which codes for MTRQKTIRLTTAQAILRYFAAQHTRRDGRERPLIGGVFGIFGHGNASGFGHALATGAGGLTYHQGKSEQAMVHAAIGYARAHNLASTLAVTASIGPAATNLVTGAGTATLNRVPVLLLPGDVFASRRQGPILQGLEMAGSYDMTVNDTLRPVSRFFDRITRPEQIIHSLPHATAALLDHGQAGAVTVAVCQDVEGEAFDFPLALFERRVHDLERLAPSETALAAAAERVRAARKPLIIAGGGVRYSEAEASLAALSDACGIPVVESFAGRGAGREARLNAGGVGFIGSPAANELATEADLVLAVGTRLSDTLTGSHTLFQNPDVNFVTLNLAERDLRKMGALALRADARAGLDGLAAALEGHTAPAEWRDRADRAILRHVARVGEIVGTENPRMTGYEAVAEIKDAARREDRVVFSSSTAIGQAHTIWDSRSDAPVDMEYGFSCMGYEIPAALGAAMAGTVKGRILALIGDGTFLMGNTTEIVTAIQEGLAFTIVVVVNRGWQCIRGHQLGSYGEEFGTQFRRREGDARNLTGETLAIDYVANARSLGADGLDVHSRAELRDALEQARRSDRPFLIAAHVEDAPLPIENGAWWEFGIPQADAPEGLRETRAAFEAAAAKHRWFV